In Salvia miltiorrhiza cultivar Shanhuang (shh) chromosome 4, IMPLAD_Smil_shh, whole genome shotgun sequence, the DNA window acatttaactcaccaattaaaacttatgcaccacatttataaaaattttcctttaactaagcacattaaaacacatatataatgattaaatcacatcagataaatcaaaccagtttttattataaatggatgccgaatcctaattattaataattaagcccttaatcaggaattaaaagtcgggtatgacatactatccactttaaaagaaatttcgtcacgaaatttgtaccacagaaaataattctgggtacttctcattCATGCTAAACTCGAGTTCTCACGTCGCCTCTTCTTGGTCATGGTGCTTTcaaagaactattactaaaggtatcgacttattccttagtactttaactttccgatctagaatagattcgggtctctcctcatatcaattggattcctaattccaatttatatacatgagatttacttgagaataagttccctcgtccttttgcggcggttcattactcctacctcattcctagggctcatctacggagtatcctattttccaaagaccaaaatggtcatcaacccatttcttgttacctatcacatgCATAATACTTTCTTATGAatctatcttaaaactatcatagactaattaacttaagtcctcatactcgaacactatattacggtcttagcttggactctgaatttctatcataatgagtggtcgatatcatttataggacaaagactaataaTCTCAACTActtacaatgagacacaattatacgaagccataatttgggtagtatactacatcggtagactaacacttcttggtcttatcaaacaagggaatctattatgacaactcacgagttgcaaggctcaaactcaacacaacaccaaagcaaggtgttgtagaaattgttcaagagaatcaaaagaatgaccagagggtatgaaatgattaattactaggtcgaacaaaatgacctcgagtaagaacccatctggcttttcaaccgaaagttgaaacacatgggttttcaacccaaaagacgtctactgagatttggatcatgtggactggccaggtccaacatcatcacctcccagtcacacgagaaacatcgtcccgaacttgaagGGCCATGAACATTCTATACATAACAAAGCATAAGTTCatcatgacaactaaacttatcttaaggttctctatcctattgatctcaaactccaaacctctcttaagacatatacacacagacatacgtacacaggcaaaacacactattcataaaatctatcctgtagcaaaagtcgatttgatattccgtcgcaattgaacattcgaacgtagagactatggttcaacctttgatgcaacgtttaccttgaatttgtcttgtatcgtcattctgtgcttttcctttacctcgtacatatctttccattcctctttgtagttcaaaagaatcattgttttcttgagggagctgaaatgctctaagttctctttcattcttctacatcatcaccttaagaatctagattgtagagatatcctactaatctagtagtctatgttcttttaaaattgtgatcatgcaacttatagcaatctatgtttctccgggaaaacatatgtcaatttttctatcattcgtctgatcataacatcatagattgcgaaaatatgccatgaaaggcaaaacattcaacatttcatcataacctgctcttcacataaacatattcatgaagcattttagaacattaacatctttaaaacgttgaaactgcagttaccttctttccttgattgagcacgatgcaatggagtgttgagcggtgccatatgaacccatgtaagtataaagaatcaaactagactcgactctttagaataaggtttctagggccagagcgaacgaaccgctctgataccactctgtcacagcccactatcccaatgacgggttaacaggggttatgacttggggtgaacaataagaaatggaaatggacaattacttaacattaaagtatatggaaatgtcactcatagataaaatgctaggatcatatatgattatttggatacttataaaacatacacataaatgagaactgattaaggtgggttacccaataacacatgtcacaatttcataacataaagttatcctaatcaaagtgttttgcagcggaaaacgtgtgagatatacatatgaagatgtatactcaaggttacatttcttgaaatgttaaaggaacacccgctcaacatcattccattccatcagctgctcaacctgcacatttagaaatacatgcagggctgagtataaaaatactcagtgggcatagccgaaaatacaacatgcatacatatataaattgaactgccataacagtaacacacaggggttttcttaaatgacctgcgcttactaaaatatttctttcattttcataaagtcgatcggccgatcattttccttcatatgatccatatctgttcctttctatcatgcgccgggaaggaggcctccttaccacggacgccaagaccggtcgcaagcgactcgcggtctccatgagtgtacacgttaaccctagctagcgacctttgtctagcataggatcccaattggatttcctttaaagttggcgaaccaacacagataggatacatataaaaacataaacatttttggcagtcaatcatttcataaacatttcatttcatttcataaacatttcattttcatttcataagagtcatttatcatttggcataataataaactgaaattaacagttaaaatcatctcatgcatatattcgtataagaggcctacgacacgcaggggatctctatatacgtatagtaaaagtaatgcccacctggataggcaaagcctgaagatcataatcacataacctgtcttgggaaagcagtgctaatccccttggtccacaaagcctacaagaaattatattcttaataggtctccttgaatctaatcttaagtcatggtgtagtgcttaatattctatgattcacttagccgggttttcaaaatttagtaaataaataattgaaaactaaattcttgagttaaggacaccaacaatatccttactcgattttcttaaataattggaattataattaaaaccaattaaatacctttattgcaaaataaatgcaatttcatatcatgcttagcatatattaagtaatttacttaaaatatgcacataataataatataatattattatgcaaattaaaaataattaatcaaggttaataagtctaattaattaaaatagtgcagtccattataaataaagaagctgcacagcccaattgaataaattaataaaggcccagttgaaaatttaaaacaaaatcattGGCCCAAGTAATTGAAATAAATCGGCCCACACTCAAGCCCAAAAATCGGCCCAGCTTTCTTGATTAAATAAGAGGCCCAAATGCTCTTCTAAATAAATGAgcccactaaaataaaaatggcCCAAACTCAATGcaagccctagcccaacacTAGTCTTCCTTCCTTCTTATCTCAAAACAAACGCACGCATACACACAACCGCAAACGCAGCTCACTTcccatctcactctctcttctctctccattCACGCCAAAATCTCTCTCAAAGCTCGGCCGCCGCAGTCTCTCTTCCGGCGAATTCACGGCTGAAAGGctgccgtctctctctctccctcgaatcTCCTCCGGTCTCCCCCTGCCGCTGCCAAGCCGCGGCCGCGTCCTCTGCCACCATCTTCCTCGATCTCCTCATAAGAACCCACACACACAGACGCCATCCCTCAAACTCTCTATTCTCCGGCGACGCAACAACTACAAGTCACCGTTGTCTCTCCCTCATCAGTCACCCTCTCTCTCGACTGATCCAAGATCTGCTCGTTCCTCTTTCCTCTCGAAGTTTCACCGCCGCCGGAGCTCCATTCCCTTCACCCAActggccgacagcagcagcagcagcagccactGCTTCCCTCGGTCTCCCTCATCAATTTCCCGGCGACAGCAACCCACGGCTGCCGCCGTCCTTCGCTCAATCCCCCGCCCAGACCAGACCACACCACCTCTATCTCTCcagccgtggccgggcagcagcgggaccgccgccgtgccctgcctccctccgctgaactttggccgacggcagcagcttcatgccgccaccatcgccgccctctCTACCCTgctctccctccgtccgtggccggacGACAGCGGTAGGGCCGCCGCGCCACGGCCTCCCTCTGCGAAATCTCAGCCTAGTCCAGCCACCACCCCGACTCGACTCACACCCAAAAACAGCAACCCGACTCAACGTAGCAAGttcagaaataaagaataaaaattcaagctttggggtTCTACTTCTCTTCTCAAACGTgcttcatatatgtatatatgtacacAGATTGTATGCAGATTTAACATAACTTATTTGTACATTTATTCAaaatgtttttcttgttttctgtaAACACATGTATATGAATGAAATGGGTCATCATGGATTTGAAGTATGTGAAGGTTTGATGTGCTACAATTGTAGTGTCATAACTGAATGAGCAAGTATACAATATGTAGAGAGATTCAAAGATAAAACCTCTGGTTTGAGTTGCTGAAATCTGAGTTTTGTGGCAGTTTGATCCATTCGCAATATGGTTGTGCTCTGCACTTTGATTTCTTTGAGTTTGTTGGAACTAGAGGAGTGAGTAAAATAAGATAAGGGAACTTGGCTGTTGTTAGTGCTTCCTGTTGTTCTTGGCTAAACTTGAACTCTTTGAAGGAGTATATGTTGAGGTTGGTGACTTGTGAATTATTGGCGTAGGAGAAGAGTGGAAACATGACTACAATATTTGCTTTCCATCATGGTTTAAAGCTGGAAGGAGAGTAAGTACAGGGTGGGAGTAGGTGGTGGATGGGAATTTAGCTAATTTTTAGTGTTGTAAAGTGGAGATAGGTGGTGGATGGGTGGAAGACAAAAGTAACGTGTGAGTGGAAATAGGTGGGAGTAGTGGgaggaataaaataataaaataaaaagtcttcccggttgtactatgaaaactataataattcttcagtgtttgcttaaataaaagctcgtgaaaatgctttgaatgctaaattaaataaatatgcaatgcatataaatttaataactaaatttacaaatgtttttgtaaatcatttttgttggaattaaaataaattctttttctcaatccggcgtgaatcatcttaaatcttaagttcaaaataaattctaaatttaactcagggaaacggggtattacatagGCAGACCTCCAACCTGTAAATAAATATCAACCAATATCTCATAGATGTGACTACAAACACCACAAGGAAAAACAGAcatcaaacaaaacaaaacaatacAATTCATAGATGTGACTACATCCAGAGGACAAAGGAAACAACATCAAGAGGGAACAGACTAAAAACAAACTAACCTTCAGCATGATAACGGAATCTAAAGTTAGGAAAGGATAGCCAAGTTGATCCATCCTAACAAGAGCAAGAAAAATACGAGGAGCGGACAAACAATCGAAGATAGTCAAAGCCTGGGACCGATGCCTTCTCCTAGCCATAAAATTAGCAGGCTGGTTTCCCTCACTGTGGAGTTGAGTGAAACGAATCCGTCGGTCCTAAATAAGCTGTTGGATCTTTAGTTGGCAATtgaagttttaaaactcgaattcacatcCAACActagcttttttttttaaattgttacaaccaaagaaaggaaaaaactcactcacactctagctcatagggtgactcgaacccccgacctattcaATTGTAAAATCGAATTTTGAAGCTTGAATTAACAACTATAAATAATGTTGATTGCGAATTCAATCTTTATAATTCAAATTTCCAACTAACACTAGCAGGTGAACTCCCTTTCTCCTTCTCCAATACAAGGGCTCATTGGAGATGGAGTTGACTCGGTCAAAATACAGTAAAAATACTTGAAGAGGACGAACTATTTTTGAATCATTATAAATCATCAATACAACTTAGTGGTAGGGTACTTTAGACTTTTTGCACAAAAATtgatcaaattttaaattttttatctgaatggacaaattttaaatttatcataTCAAAGTGGCCAATTTCATGTATTGACTCTTGATAATAagtgaaattatttaatttttgtaattaaaGGATATAAAggaaaaatgagaagaaaaagtAAAGTgtaaaggaagaaaaaaaaacctgTAAGAATAACTAACCTTCTAAATTTTGGCAATAAAAATGTTGTTTCAaggaatttattaatttaaataatttaatactactttatcaaatattttaaagaAGTTATAGTGTAATTAGAGAAATGCTGTTTAGTTTTAGTCTTAATTCTTAAGTGATCAAAATAATGGTGCACGCATTTTAAATTGAAGAGcgtgtaaaataaaatattttggcTGCTGGATTCATGGATTGGACTCATCCCTGCAGTGGGCTTTTAGCAAGTGGTACCCAGAAAATGGTTCAAATACtaagcaaaaattaaaaaatatatatcgccgttgccggggatcgaacccgggtcacccGCGTGACAGGCGGGAATACTTACCACTATACTACAACGACTTTATGCTTGCTTAAATTTACTTTACACTTTTACCCACATAAAATGAACAAAgttgaaatgaaatgaatttgTATAAatccaatataaatttataaaaatagaagTAAAACTTAAATTTAGCTCATATTATGGGAATGAGTATTCTTTCTAGAGACAtaacttcaaaattcaaattattttttgtatattttactccctccatccataaAGAATGCATGATAGAGTGgaagacatgagttttaataaaaaaattggaagATGTGAAGCATTGGGTCCACTtaattgtaaaagtaaaggatgagtattttctaaatattgagtgtgaatgaagTTCAAAGTATATAGGATGTttttaaaaaaggaaaattcaCCATCTTTGTGGACGaacgaaaatagtaataaacacatAATCTTTgtgaacggatggagtaatatgtatgaaatttttaaaaataactttaaaattcaaatctttTCTACAaataattttgaagttgaggcgTATTTTTTAATGTGGTTTTACAAATTACTTCATAGTTGATGATGAAGCGCAGTCTCTTGGTAAGACGAttctcctccaaccaataggtcgggggttcgagtcaccctaggagtTAGAGTATTagtggattttttttctttctttggttgtaacaattttttttttaattacttcaTAGTTCagactatttaattttatattttaaaatttgtgttatttttaataataattttaaagttCAAGCCATAAATTACGATTAATCATATATTATATCACTTTTACACTAATAACACTATGTCTTGCTCATTGAGACGAAAAGACGATTGCGTCATTATACCTAAAACAATTTTACAAATTATTAAAGTCTTCTTGCAAGTTCCGAAAGATGTTTTTCTTGTAAAATAGTATTGATTAAAATCTCATAAACCCCTGTCCATACCAAATCAAATTCGTTACCGACTACAGTGCGATCGATTCATTCATTGTTTACTATCTCAgcaaaatactaataataacaataataataaattcaGTCATTCATTGTTTAATAAGCCCAGCTTAAGCAAAACCCTGTCTCCTTTTTCCACAACGAATATAAATTTCGTAGCACCTTGGTATGATATTACTCCTTTTTGAGAGTGTAAATACAAACTGCTCATCGTAACCAAATGCATCTTCTTCATTATTgttagtgagagagagaaatagacgagatatatatatatatatatgaggatGCAAATTCATTTGAGCATTTTGGATAGCATCGATCCACTAGTGTATTTATATTCGATGACAAAGTTTCTAGAGAGAAGCTATATATGGGCAAAAGGTTTCAGTCTATTATTGGGAAAGGAAAGCAGCCATGGCGCCGCCGCTGTGGTGGGGCCCAATTTGGTTGAGCAGCTTCTCGAGCCGCACGTGAACGCTGCACCAAGCCTCCATTAACTTTGCCTCTTTAGCCTCTGCCTCTCTCTGCAGCGCGCTCAGCTGCTCCCTGTACTCTCCTTCCATCCTGCTAACATACGCCATCTCCTCCTCCCTCAACCTCCTTATCTTCGCCTCTATCTCCTCCGTCTTCTCCCTCCTCCGCCGCGCCTTCTCCGACTCCAGCTGCTGCTCCAGCCGGTTCAGCCGCCACGTCGCCTCCTTCCTGTGCCGCACCCATACCTCCCGCCCTTCCTCCACCTCCCTCGCGTACTGGATCAGGATCCCCATCTGCTGCTGCACCGGCACCGCATCCGCTTCCGACGGCGACAGCGTCAGGCTCACCGACGGCGATGCCGTCGACGAAGACGAGGTCAGCGACGACGTCGCCGTGGGGGTGGCGATCGAGATCGCATTCATCCACGGCGGGAGCGCCGCGCCGGAATTCGCCGTCTCGGCTGAGCCGAGCGACAGTACCGGCGGCGGATCGGGCGGCTGATGAAAAGCGACGAGCTTAGGCTGGACGTACTTCTCGGCGAAGGTGTCCAAAATATGGTCGTACTTGCCCTGCGCGGGTTTCTCCGGCGAGGCGGCGGCGTAATCGGAGGTGTTTTGGTGCTTGAGCTGCTTCTCCTTGAAGACCTCCCACCACTTGCCGAGGCGCTTGGCGGTGCGGCCGGGGACCTCGGCGGCgatcttcttccacttgttGCCGTACTTAGCCTGCAGGGAGATGACGAGGGTCTGCTCGTCGGGGGTGAGAGAGCCCTTCTTAATGCCAGGCTTGAGGTAGTTCTTCCAGCGCTCGAGGCAGGATTTGGGGTCGCGGTCAAGGGTAGCGCCCATGCGGTGGGAGATGAGGTTCCATTCCCGGGGGCCGTACTGCTTGACGTAGGCGCGGAGGAGGGCGTCTTCTTCCGGCTGCCACCGCTGACGCTCCTTCATCTCACACTACTCATCGCACTACCAATTACACAATCCGCCAACTGTTGATTTACTGTTGTGTTTGAGGCTAGGAAAAGATTATATAGTGGTAGGGGGTAGGGTCTTGGAATTATGGTGGAGATGACAGCACGCTGTGGCTGTGGAGCGCACACTACTGTACAAGATGCCTTAGCTGTGCCTGTGCGAACTCACTACACATCTTTGCCCATTTGCTTCTGCGTCGCTTCCACTCCCCCCAATCATTAATAATTACTCTTGCCTTGCCCCCATCTCATCTCACTTTATATATAAAACCTTATTTCTCATGTCGCGTCCAGTAATTTCTATTCAATTCTACTTTTACATGTACTATCACTATTGAATTACTTACCAATCACAATATATCCGTTAAATTTACTGTTTGATGTGACTAGCCGAGTGATTAATGTAGTAACAAATAACAATGAGGCATTTTTACACgtgtttataagaaaatggcatttttgcctattaacacaatAACAATTGCCAAATTTAACATTGTTTCTGTTGAAACAATATCAATTAACAGTAAATTAGACTGAAATTCTAATTGgtaattaaatagaattaataattTAGTTATTACTCCCTTCCCTTCCTCATATAATCCTTTGTTGTGATCAtcaaatacataataaatttttttattaaaactcgtggcGTCCTTAGCTAGACTTAGGAAGATGTTTAAAGGATGAAGAGAGTATTATgttaaactttaaaatttatatgcaaAACTAaagtttcattaaaaataataatagagaATTTAACCCGTTATACAATTTCACACGTtacatttaatattattaaaattataaacacCACAAGCAGAAATAATGAGTTAATATAATCGTAGATATCAAAATTGGTCTGTTATTTCAaaatgtgttaataggcaaaaatgtcatattccttatgttgtatatgaaaaatgctctactttataaatttaagcattttatgcccaaattatgTGAAATACCTATTTTATCCTTTGATATTGATAATttcaccgggcggacacatgatctagccacccaccgatcatatgtactattgactgatagttgtcaaatcgttgacttttatgactgatagttgtcaaatcggtcaaatgtgtaagactttcacaaaaatcCAAACAAACTCATCAAATCAAAgagtatttaaagaatagggtATATaatgcttatgtttataaaagatgacattcttcatatataacttaagaaatatggcattttaaattttcactctttcAAAATTATGTCATACTTCCACCATTTAAAAAGATAATACTCCCTATGTCCCGTGAAGCTTAAGCAATTTTTTTTCGACGCATATTTTAAGAatttagtattttgtgtgttaaatgcgataggtgaaaaagtataaaggtgaataaaggaaaACTCTTTTaccatataagaaaattgatcAAACTTCGCGGGATAACCTGAAAAAAATACTGCTAGATTTAAAATGAAGACCAATtgttaaatactccctccgtcctatgaAGCAAGacctagttcttttcggcacgagaattaagaaattgatattttgtgtgttaagtgtggtaggtgaaaaaatgaataaaaagtaaattttttgctattttcaaaaattgatctTGCATGATGGGACAGATCAAAAAGAAAACTTagtcttgcttcatgggacggaaagAGTACTATTCTGTCAATAACAAAATGTGATGTATTTAGTCTAGAAAAGTTAAAtacttagaaaaaaaaatagttgagGAGGGGTGAAAGTgagggtgaaagctgagcgcgTGGGTGGGAAAGGGAGAGTGGTGGGTAGCAGGACGCAGCACCGCATTTCTCGGATCTGTTGTGGCTACTCCACCAACACTCTGTGTCTGGTCCGTTGGTGGGGCGGGGACCTCTCTCCCTCTACAGTGCCTTTCTCTGTGATGCGTGCCCATCACACTGGGAATCCCATGCGCGCTTTCTCAAGCTCTCATTTTTCCACACTAAAGTGAAATGCGACTTCTATATTTTGTAGTAATCAGTGCCCTACCACTACCAcccctttttccttttcacgacTCTAACATGGAATGTCAACATCCCTTTCCTCACCTCATCAAAAACTCTACTTTATCCTTCCTCTGTAACGCTGCAAATTTTCCACAGTTTTATTTCATATACATCAATGTATTTGATTAAAACATTTTGAATTATTGATTCAATAAATTTGCTCCACCCTTGAACAACTGAAAGTGTTTGTAGCCTGGGATTTTTATTCCATATAGAGAGCCTCTTAACAAGAAATTTTTATTCCATAACGGCATTTCCATACATAGCAAGGGGCTGGCTCTCTGCTGGGCCATTCTAAACTAGCACAGTTCATTTACTCCACCTTTAAACAAGTGAAAGAGTGTTTGTGGCCAGAGATTTTTATGTGTTGACAGAGTGAAATACTCGTATTCATAATTTGTGTATGAAAAAATgttcatttttataaaaaaacatGATTAATCTACTTAAGTTGATGTGAAGCACCGCTCTTATCTTAAATGGTGATAGatttcattgttttttttttttgtaaaaattctTACATTTATCTTACATAAAGCCAGctgtataaaaaaattgtacaattattaattaaaaatatatacaaaatctgaaaattgtacattaagttttattttatgcaTATATTTGTTTGCATATGAAATAATAGGATTACCATGAAATAATATGTGGATGTGTACTATGAACATTATATTGACTACGATTTATTGAAACTATATTTGTGAATAACTATTGATTTTAATTATCTTAAATGAATATTTCGCATCATTATTCACTATTTAGAGTGTGTTtgtcataattttttataatataattaaatagtatgatatttgaaatttaataaataattattttttattaaattcaaTATTGTTTTAGAACCTAAACTTTAGGACCAATAATGTAACATAATGATTACGTTTAGAAATATatcaaaaactaaattaaattaatattacaataaattattcttgggattttaataataataaaaatagtagtgaaaaagcaaagtaaataaaattaaacaaattacaGGCAAAAAAATAACCACATAAACAAACAATTAGTTGCCACACAAGCCACATAAGAAAATTAACCAAATAAACCACATGAATAAAATAGAATCCTGATGGAGTTGAATATCAATAATCTTTTATTAGTGGAATTAgctattttaatttataaaaataaaatattttattattaaagaaagattatggattcaatttttaaaattatcatGGAAATGCTTGTATTCATACCTTGTAATCATAAAATAAGGAACATGTTGCATCAATAATCCTGCATTCTACATcagaatttttaaataattcatcTAGTGAAACGAGAAGTCTAGTGTTGAATACACAAAATTGATCGTTAAACCATCTCAACACATTGTACTCTGAAATAATTTAGTACGAGTATCTATTATTTCATCTTAAccaattttctttattttccaatacaaaataataatacatgtgtaaaaataaaatgaaaaagtcGGTGTCACCTCCCACGACGAGCCCGAGCCCTATGTCTAGATCCCCCCTTCTGAGAGAATTTGGAAGTCCTAGTTACTCGAATATGATCATCAACATTCTTGAAAGTGTTCACCCTATGCAAATGATGAGAATTCCCAGACAACTCGAGGGCAGCTCGATGAGAATTAGGCCTCAAAGATCTCCTCAAATGTTCCTCTTTATACCTCTTCTTCTTACACTCAACATTCCTCCTAGGTGGTCGGGATGTGGGCACTTCTCCTACTTCATACACAtcctcaccaccaccaccactacTGCTGCTTGGTGCTTCCACATctcgcctccgcctccgcctctgcCTCCCATTCCGCTTCACAGATTGAAGCTTGAGATAGCAGTAGGAGCAGCAGCAGTGCAGTGCTGAGAAGTAGCTAGAGAAAAAGGCCCATATAATGTGACAAAGTGTGCGGCAAATGCATTGACAGATTCCCAAGCTGAACAATAGATAAAAGAACAACAGCactgcatatatatattttagttttgttaGTTAAAAAAGAATGTCCAAATTCCaaccaaaaaccaaaaaaaaatgtccaaattataaagaaaatttGGACAGTTATTACCAAAGTAGACTAAGATTGCGACCATCACAAACTTCAACAACTGTGCCACGCAGAAGTTTTCGATGTAACAGAGGAAATCCCATGTTGGAGCACATACTGAGCTGCTACAAAAAAATTggttaaattttgaattttttca includes these proteins:
- the LOC131023924 gene encoding uncharacterized protein LOC131023924, whose product is MFPLFSYANNSQVTNLNIYSFKEFKFSQEQQEALTTAKFPYLILLTPLVPTNSKKSKCRAQPYCEWIKLPQNSDFSNSNQRLCGPRGLALLSQDRLCDYDLQALPIQVEQLMEWNDVERVFL
- the LOC131023927 gene encoding uncharacterized protein LOC131023927 isoform X2, yielding MGNAVGSIFSGVGQVVGNIFGHPLDFLSGKSCNSVCAPTWDFLCYIENFCVAQLLKFVMVAILVYFVLLFFYLLFSLGICQCICRTLCHIIWAFFSSYFSALHCCCSYCYLKLQSVKRNGRQRRRRRRDVEAPSSSSGGGGEDVYEVGEVPTSRPPRRNVECKKKRYKEEHLRRSLRPNSHRAALELSGNSHHLHRVNTFKNVDDHIRVTRTSKFSQKGGSRHRARARRGR
- the LOC131023925 gene encoding protein rough sheath 2 homolog — translated: MKERQRWQPEEDALLRAYVKQYGPREWNLISHRMGATLDRDPKSCLERWKNYLKPGIKKGSLTPDEQTLVISLQAKYGNKWKKIAAEVPGRTAKRLGKWWEVFKEKQLKHQNTSDYAAASPEKPAQGKYDHILDTFAEKYVQPKLVAFHQPPDPPPVLSLGSAETANSGAALPPWMNAISIATPTATSSLTSSSSTASPSVSLTLSPSEADAVPVQQQMGILIQYAREVEEGREVWVRHRKEATWRLNRLEQQLESEKARRRREKTEEIEAKIRRLREEEMAYVSRMEGEYREQLSALQREAEAKEAKLMEAWCSVHVRLEKLLNQIGPHHSGGAMAAFLSQ
- the LOC131023927 gene encoding uncharacterized protein LOC131023927 isoform X1, whose protein sequence is MLSFPFSSENSNHQWGMQLVRFSLELVKLLEIFSAILLISSLENLAICAPTWDFLCYIENFCVAQLLKFVMVAILVYFVLLFFYLLFSLGICQCICRTLCHIIWAFFSSYFSALHCCCSYCYLKLQSVKRNGRQRRRRRRDVEAPSSSSGGGGEDVYEVGEVPTSRPPRRNVECKKKRYKEEHLRRSLRPNSHRAALELSGNSHHLHRVNTFKNVDDHIRVTRTSKFSQKGGSRHRARARRGR
- the LOC131023927 gene encoding uncharacterized protein LOC131023927 isoform X3; amino-acid sequence: MQLVRFSLELVKLLEIFSAILLISSLENLAICAPTWDFLCYIENFCVAQLLKFVMVAILVYFVLLFFYLLFSLGICQCICRTLCHIIWAFFSSYFSALHCCCSYCYLKLQSVKRNGRQRRRRRRDVEAPSSSSGGGGEDVYEVGEVPTSRPPRRNVECKKKRYKEEHLRRSLRPNSHRAALELSGNSHHLHRVNTFKNVDDHIRVTRTSKFSQKGGSRHRARARRGR